A single genomic interval of Streptococcus oralis subsp. dentisani harbors:
- a CDS encoding HU family DNA-binding protein, which yields MANKQDLIAKVAEATELTKKDSAAAVDAVFAAVTEYLAAGEKVQLIGFGNFEVRERAARKGRNPQTGKEIKIAASKVPAFKAGKALKDAVK from the coding sequence ATGGCAAACAAACAAGATTTGATCGCTAAAGTAGCAGAAGCTACAGAATTGACTAAGAAAGATTCAGCAGCAGCAGTTGATGCTGTATTTGCAGCAGTAACTGAATACCTTGCAGCTGGTGAAAAAGTTCAATTGATCGGTTTTGGTAACTTTGAAGTTCGTGAGCGTGCTGCACGTAAAGGTCGCAACCCACAAACTGGTAAAGAAATCAAAATCGCAGCTTCTAAAGTTCCAGCATTCAAAGCTGGTAAAGCTCTTAAAGACGCTGTTAAATAA
- a CDS encoding L-lactate dehydrogenase → MTSTKQHKKVILVGDGAVGSSYAFALVNQGIAQELGIIEIPQLHEKAVGDALDLSHALAFTSPKKIYAAQYSDCADADLVVITAGAPQKPGETRLDLVGKNLAINKSIVTQVVESGFDGIFLVAANPVDVLTYSTWKFSGFPKERVIGSGTSLDSARFRQALAEKLDVDARSVHAYIMGEHGDSEFAVWSHANIAGVNLEEFLKDTQNVQEAELIELFEGVRDAAYTIINKKGATYYGIAVALARITKAILDDENAVLPLSVFQEGQYGVENVFIGQPAVVGAHGIVRPVNIPLNDAETQKMQASAKELQAIIDEAWKNPEFQAASKN, encoded by the coding sequence ATGACTTCAACTAAACAACACAAAAAAGTGATCCTTGTTGGTGACGGTGCCGTGGGTTCATCTTACGCTTTCGCACTTGTTAACCAAGGAATTGCACAAGAGCTTGGAATTATCGAAATTCCACAATTACACGAAAAAGCTGTTGGTGATGCGCTTGACCTTAGCCACGCCCTTGCCTTCACTTCACCTAAAAAAATCTACGCTGCTCAATACTCTGACTGTGCAGACGCTGACCTTGTTGTTATCACTGCAGGTGCTCCTCAAAAACCAGGTGAAACTCGCCTTGACCTTGTAGGTAAAAACTTGGCTATCAACAAATCAATCGTAACACAAGTTGTTGAATCAGGTTTTGATGGTATCTTCCTTGTTGCGGCTAACCCAGTTGACGTTTTGACTTACTCAACTTGGAAATTCTCTGGATTCCCTAAAGAACGCGTTATCGGTTCAGGTACTTCACTTGACTCAGCACGTTTCCGTCAAGCACTTGCTGAAAAATTGGATGTTGATGCTCGTTCAGTTCACGCCTACATCATGGGTGAACACGGAGATTCTGAATTTGCCGTTTGGTCACACGCCAACATCGCTGGTGTAAACCTTGAAGAATTCCTTAAAGACACTCAAAACGTTCAAGAAGCTGAATTGATTGAATTGTTCGAAGGTGTTCGTGATGCTGCTTACACAATCATCAACAAAAAAGGAGCTACATACTATGGTATCGCCGTAGCGCTTGCTCGTATCACAAAAGCAATCCTTGATGACGAAAATGCAGTACTTCCACTTTCAGTCTTCCAAGAAGGTCAATACGGAGTTGAAAACGTCTTTATCGGTCAACCAGCAGTTGTTGGTGCACATGGTATCGTTCGTCCAGTAAACATCCCATTGAACGATGCGGAAACTCAAAAAATGCAAGCATCTGCTAAAGAATTGCAAGCAATCATTGATGAAGCATGGAAAAACCCTGAATTCCAAGCAGCTTCTAAAAACTAA
- the gyrA gene encoding DNA gyrase subunit A, which translates to MQDRNLVNVNLTKEMKTSFIDYAMSVIVARALPDVRDGLKPVHRRILYGMNELGVTPDKPHKKSARITGDVMGKYHPHGDSSIYEAMVRMAQWWSYRYMLVDGHGNFGSMDGDGAAAQRYTEARMSKIALEMLRDINKNTVDFVDNYDANEREPLVLPARFPNLLVNGATGIAVGMATNIPPHNLGETIDAVKLVMDNPEVTTKDLMEVLPGPDFPTGALVMGKSGIHKAYETGKGSIVLRSRTEIETTKTGRERIVVTEFPYMVNKTKVHEHIVRLVQEKRLEGITAVRDESNREGVRFVIEVKRDASANVILNNLFKMTQMQTNFGFNMLAIENGVPKILSLRQILDAYIEHQKEVVVRRTRFDKEKAEARAHILEGLLIALDHIDEVIRIIRASETDAEAQAELMSKFKLSERQSQAILDMRLRRLTGLERDKIQSEYDELIALIADLADILAKPERVAQIIKEELDEVKRKFGDKRRTELMVGEVLTLEDEDLIEETDVLITLSNKGYIKRLDQGEFTAQKRGGRGVQGTGVKDDDFVRELVSTSTHDHLLFFTNKGRVYRLKGYEIPEYGRTAKGLPVVNLLKLDEGESIQTIINVESERSDDAYLFFTTRHGIVKRTSVKEFANIRQNGLKALNLKDEDELINVLLTEEGTDIIIGTKFGYAVRFNQSAVRGMSRIATGVRGVNLREGDTVVGASVITDQDEVLIITEKGYGKRTLATEYPTKGRGGKGMKTANVAEKNGPLAGLLTVKGDEDLMIITDTGVMIRTNVADISQTGRSTMGVKVMRLDQDAKIVTFTTVAAAEKEEVATEEKTEGEA; encoded by the coding sequence ATGCAGGATAGAAATTTAGTGAATGTCAATCTGACAAAGGAGATGAAGACCAGCTTTATCGACTACGCCATGAGCGTTATCGTCGCGCGGGCCCTTCCTGATGTTCGAGATGGCTTAAAACCTGTTCACCGCCGTATTCTTTATGGAATGAATGAATTAGGTGTTACTCCAGACAAACCTCATAAAAAATCAGCCCGTATTACAGGGGATGTTATGGGTAAATACCACCCGCACGGAGATTCCTCAATTTACGAAGCCATGGTTCGTATGGCTCAGTGGTGGAGCTACCGTTACATGCTTGTGGATGGGCATGGAAACTTTGGTTCTATGGATGGAGACGGTGCTGCCGCGCAGCGGTACACTGAGGCACGTATGAGCAAGATTGCTCTTGAAATGCTTCGTGATATCAATAAAAACACAGTTGATTTCGTAGACAACTACGATGCTAACGAACGTGAGCCCTTGGTCTTGCCAGCTCGTTTTCCAAACCTTTTGGTCAATGGGGCAACTGGGATTGCCGTAGGGATGGCTACCAATATTCCACCTCACAACTTAGGAGAGACCATTGATGCAGTGAAGTTGGTTATGGATAATCCTGAAGTGACGACTAAGGACTTGATGGAAGTCTTGCCTGGTCCAGATTTTCCAACTGGTGCTCTTGTTATGGGGAAATCAGGGATTCATAAGGCCTATGAGACTGGTAAAGGTTCCATTGTCCTTCGTTCTCGTACAGAGATTGAAACTACTAAGACGGGTCGTGAGCGCATCGTTGTAACAGAATTTCCTTACATGGTCAATAAAACCAAGGTCCATGAGCATATTGTTCGCTTAGTTCAGGAAAAACGCCTTGAGGGCATTACAGCCGTACGTGATGAGTCCAACCGTGAAGGGGTTCGCTTTGTGATTGAGGTTAAACGCGACGCGTCTGCCAACGTTATCCTTAACAATCTTTTCAAGATGACCCAGATGCAAACCAACTTTGGTTTCAATATGCTGGCAATTGAAAATGGCGTACCAAAGATTTTGTCCCTTCGTCAAATTTTGGATGCTTATATCGAGCACCAAAAAGAAGTGGTTGTTCGCCGTACTCGTTTTGACAAGGAAAAAGCAGAAGCGCGTGCGCACATCTTAGAAGGTCTTTTAATTGCACTTGACCATATCGATGAAGTGATTCGTATCATTCGTGCCAGTGAAACAGATGCGGAAGCGCAAGCTGAGTTGATGAGCAAGTTCAAGCTTTCTGAACGTCAAAGTCAAGCTATCCTTGATATGCGTCTTCGTCGTTTGACAGGATTGGAACGTGATAAGATTCAGTCTGAATATGATGAATTGATTGCCTTGATTGCAGATTTGGCTGATATTCTTGCCAAACCAGAACGTGTGGCGCAAATCATCAAAGAGGAGCTAGATGAAGTCAAACGTAAGTTTGGTGACAAGCGTCGTACCGAGTTGATGGTTGGAGAAGTCTTAACTCTTGAAGATGAAGATTTGATTGAAGAAACGGATGTCTTGATTACCCTTTCTAATAAGGGCTATATCAAACGTTTGGACCAAGGTGAGTTTACTGCTCAAAAACGTGGTGGTCGTGGTGTCCAAGGTACGGGAGTTAAGGATGATGACTTTGTGCGTGAGTTGGTTTCAACCAGCACCCATGATCATTTGCTCTTCTTTACCAATAAAGGACGAGTATACCGACTAAAAGGTTATGAAATTCCTGAATATGGTCGTACAGCCAAAGGATTGCCAGTTGTCAATCTTTTGAAGTTGGACGAGGGTGAGAGCATTCAGACCATTATCAACGTTGAGTCTGAACGTAGTGATGATGCTTATCTCTTCTTCACAACTCGTCACGGTATCGTGAAGAGAACCAGCGTCAAGGAATTTGCTAACATTCGTCAGAATGGACTTAAGGCCTTGAATCTCAAGGATGAGGATGAGTTGATCAATGTCTTGCTGACAGAAGAAGGCACAGATATTATCATTGGTACTAAGTTTGGTTATGCTGTTCGCTTTAATCAATCAGCCGTTCGTGGCATGAGCCGTATCGCGACGGGTGTCCGAGGAGTCAATCTTCGTGAAGGAGATACAGTAGTTGGCGCCAGTGTGATTACTGACCAGGATGAGGTCCTTATCATCACTGAAAAAGGTTATGGTAAACGTACCCTTGCTACTGAATATCCAACTAAAGGCCGTGGTGGTAAAGGGATGAAGACAGCCAATGTTGCTGAGAAGAATGGTCCTCTTGCAGGTCTCCTCACTGTTAAAGGGGATGAAGACCTGATGATTATCACGGATACAGGTGTCATGATTCGAACAAATGTTGCCGATATTTCACAAACAGGACGCTCAACGATGGGAGTTAAGGTGATGCGTCTAGACCAAGATGCCAAGATTGTGACCTTTACAACGGTTGCTGCAGCAGAAAAAGAAGAGGTAGCAACAGAAGAGAAAACAGAGGGTGAAGCATAA
- a CDS encoding class A sortase: MSHRKIKKNNRKNILINILAGFLILLSLALIFNAQIRDIFMVWNTNKYQVSQVTKEKIEENKETEGNFDFDSVKSISSEAVLAAQWDAQQLPVIGGIAIPEVEINLPIFKGLDNVNLFYGAGTMKADQKMGEGNYSLASHHIFTAENASQMLFSPLVNAKAGMKIYLTDKDKVYTYEIREVKHVTPDRVDEIEDRDGIKEITLVTCVDYDATERIIVKGDFKEVKAYSETSDDILNAFNQPYKQRY, translated from the coding sequence ATGTCTCACAGAAAAATAAAGAAGAATAACCGTAAAAATATACTAATCAATATTTTAGCCGGTTTCTTGATTCTTCTATCCCTTGCCTTGATTTTTAATGCTCAAATTCGTGACATCTTTATGGTTTGGAATACCAATAAATACCAGGTCAGTCAGGTGACTAAGGAAAAGATTGAAGAGAATAAAGAGACAGAGGGAAATTTCGATTTTGATTCTGTCAAATCCATTTCATCGGAAGCGGTGTTAGCTGCCCAGTGGGATGCTCAGCAACTTCCAGTTATCGGAGGGATTGCCATTCCTGAAGTAGAGATTAACCTGCCTATTTTTAAAGGTTTGGATAATGTAAACTTGTTTTACGGAGCAGGAACCATGAAAGCAGATCAGAAAATGGGGGAAGGCAACTATTCACTAGCCAGCCACCATATCTTTACTGCTGAAAATGCAAGCCAAATGCTCTTTTCACCTTTGGTCAATGCCAAGGCAGGGATGAAAATCTATCTGACTGATAAAGATAAAGTGTACACCTATGAGATTCGTGAGGTGAAGCACGTAACGCCTGATCGCGTTGATGAAATTGAAGACCGTGATGGTATCAAAGAAATCACATTGGTGACCTGTGTCGACTATGATGCGACAGAGCGAATTATTGTTAAAGGTGATTTTAAAGAAGTTAAAGCATATTCAGAAACATCTGATGATATCCTAAACGCCTTTAATCAGCCATATAAACAACGTTATTAA
- a CDS encoding formate/nitrite transporter family protein, which produces MVSSEFISKIEFACKKKESLYSQSKFKYAIRSMFAGAFLTFSTGAGAIGADLINKIAPGSGRFLFPFVFAWGLAYIVFLNAELVTSNMMFLTAGSFLKKISWRKTAEILLYCTLFNLIGALIAGWGFAHSAAYANLTHDSFISGVVEMKLGRSNELILLEAILANVFVNIAILSFVLVKDSAAKLWLVLSAIYMFVFLTNEHIAANFASFAIVKFSVAADSIANFDIPNILRHWGVTFVGNFIGGGLLMGLPYAFLNKNEDTYVD; this is translated from the coding sequence ATGGTCTCTTCAGAATTTATCTCAAAGATTGAATTTGCTTGTAAGAAGAAAGAAAGTCTTTATAGCCAAAGCAAGTTTAAGTATGCGATTCGTTCCATGTTTGCAGGAGCTTTCTTAACATTTAGCACAGGTGCGGGTGCAATTGGTGCTGACTTGATTAATAAGATCGCACCAGGCAGTGGTCGCTTCCTCTTCCCATTCGTTTTTGCTTGGGGATTGGCTTACATTGTTTTCTTAAATGCTGAGTTGGTAACTTCCAACATGATGTTTTTGACAGCTGGCAGTTTCTTGAAGAAAATTTCATGGAGAAAAACGGCTGAGATTTTACTATACTGTACCTTGTTCAATCTCATCGGAGCTCTTATAGCAGGTTGGGGCTTTGCCCACTCAGCAGCCTATGCAAATCTGACACATGACAGCTTCATTTCAGGGGTTGTAGAGATGAAGTTAGGCCGTTCTAATGAGCTAATCTTGCTTGAGGCTATTTTAGCCAATGTCTTTGTAAACATTGCCATTCTTTCCTTTGTTTTGGTCAAGGATAGTGCAGCTAAGCTATGGCTTGTTTTGTCAGCTATTTACATGTTTGTATTCTTAACAAACGAACACATTGCAGCGAACTTTGCTTCATTTGCGATTGTTAAATTCAGTGTTGCAGCGGATTCAATTGCAAACTTTGACATTCCTAATATCCTTCGTCACTGGGGTGTAACCTTTGTCGGGAACTTTATCGGAGGAGGTCTCTTGATGGGCTTACCATACGCCTTCCTCAATAAAAACGAAGATACTTATGTCGATTAA
- a CDS encoding O-acetylhomoserine aminocarboxypropyltransferase/cysteine synthase family protein: protein MTRDFKFETLQLHAGQVVDPVTKSRAVPIYQTTSFVFDDTQEGADLFALRKPGNIYTRITNPTTAAFEERIAALEGGVGALATASGMAAVTYTILALAHAGDHVVAASTIYGGTFNLLKETLPRYGITTTFVDVDNLEEVEAAINDNTKLVLIETLGNPLINIPDLEKLAEIAHKHQIPLVSDNTFATPYLINVFSHGVDISIHSATKFIGGHGTTIGGVIVDSGRFDWAASGKFPQFVEEDPSYHNLSYTRDVGAAAFIIAVRVQLLRDTGAALSPFNAFLLLQGLETLSLRVERHVQNAEKIVDFLVNHPKVEKVNYPKLADSPYHALAEKYLPKGVGSIFTFHVKGGEAEARKVIDNLEIFSDLANVADAKSLVVHPATTTHGQLSEKDLEAAGVTPNQIRLSIGLENVEDLIEDLRLALEKI from the coding sequence ATGACTCGTGATTTTAAATTTGAAACTCTACAATTACATGCTGGGCAAGTAGTTGATCCAGTGACCAAATCTCGTGCAGTACCGATTTATCAAACAACATCCTTCGTTTTTGATGACACGCAGGAAGGTGCTGATCTGTTTGCCTTGAGAAAACCAGGGAACATTTATACTCGTATCACAAATCCTACAACAGCAGCCTTTGAGGAAAGAATTGCTGCTCTTGAAGGTGGTGTTGGAGCGCTAGCAACAGCATCAGGTATGGCAGCAGTGACTTATACGATTTTGGCTCTTGCTCACGCAGGTGACCATGTGGTGGCTGCGTCAACTATTTACGGTGGGACCTTCAACCTCTTGAAGGAAACCCTTCCTCGATATGGGATCACAACAACCTTTGTGGATGTGGATAATTTGGAAGAAGTGGAAGCAGCTATCAATGACAATACCAAGCTTGTCTTGATTGAAACCTTGGGGAATCCCTTGATTAACATTCCTGACTTGGAAAAATTGGCTGAGATTGCTCATAAACACCAGATTCCTCTCGTTTCAGACAACACTTTTGCCACACCATATTTGATTAACGTCTTCTCTCACGGTGTAGATATTTCCATTCACTCAGCAACTAAGTTTATCGGTGGGCATGGTACGACTATTGGAGGAGTGATTGTCGATAGCGGTCGTTTTGACTGGGCAGCTTCAGGGAAGTTCCCTCAATTTGTTGAGGAAGATCCGAGCTACCATAACTTGAGCTATACTCGTGATGTGGGTGCAGCAGCCTTTATTATTGCAGTTCGTGTTCAATTGCTTCGTGATACTGGTGCGGCCTTGTCTCCATTTAATGCCTTCCTCTTACTCCAAGGGCTTGAAACTCTCTCTCTTCGTGTTGAACGCCATGTGCAAAATGCAGAGAAAATTGTTGATTTCCTTGTCAACCATCCTAAGGTAGAGAAGGTAAATTATCCAAAACTAGCTGACAGTCCTTATCATGCCTTGGCTGAGAAATATTTGCCAAAAGGTGTTGGTTCAATCTTTACCTTCCATGTCAAAGGTGGAGAAGCAGAAGCTCGCAAGGTGATTGATAATTTGGAAATCTTCTCTGACCTTGCAAACGTTGCAGATGCCAAATCTCTTGTTGTCCATCCAGCCACAACCACTCACGGTCAGTTGTCAGAAAAAGATCTAGAAGCGGCAGGTGTCACACCAAACCAAATCCGCTTGTCGATCGGTCTTGAAAATGTAGAGGATTTGATTGAAGATTTGCGTTTGGCCTTGGAAAAAATTTAA
- a CDS encoding DUF2130 domain-containing protein: MNEIKCPNCGEVFTVNESQYAELLSQVRTAEFDKELHDRMKQELALAEQKAMNEQQTKLAQKDQEIAQLQSQIQNFDTEKELAKKEVEQTSHQALLAKDKEVQALESQLATLRLEHENQLQKTLSDLEKERDQVKNQLLLQEKENELSLASVKQNYEAQLKAASEQVEFYKNFKAQQSTKAIGESLEQYAESEFNKVRSFAFPNAYFEKDNKVSARGSKGDFIFRECDENGLEFISIMFEMKNEADGTEKKHKNADFYKELDKDRREKNCEYAVLVTMLEADNDYFNTGIVDVSHEYEKMYVVRPQFFIQLIGLLRNAALNSLKYKQELALVREQNIDITHFEEDLDAFKVAFAKNYNSASTNFGKAIDEIDKAIKRMEEVKKFLTTSENQLRLANNKLEDVSVKKLTRKNPTMKAKFEALKGE; the protein is encoded by the coding sequence ATGAACGAAATCAAATGTCCCAACTGTGGGGAAGTCTTTACAGTAAATGAGAGTCAGTATGCCGAACTTTTGTCCCAAGTGAGAACTGCCGAGTTTGATAAGGAATTACACGACCGCATGAAGCAGGAGCTGGCCTTGGCTGAGCAAAAGGCTATGAATGAACAACAGACCAAACTGGCTCAGAAGGACCAAGAAATTGCGCAATTGCAGAGTCAAATCCAAAACTTTGATACAGAGAAAGAGTTAGCTAAGAAAGAAGTTGAGCAGACAAGTCACCAGGCCTTATTAGCTAAGGACAAGGAAGTGCAGGCCTTGGAAAGCCAATTGGCCACCTTGCGTTTGGAGCATGAAAATCAACTGCAAAAGACCCTTTCTGACTTAGAAAAAGAACGCGATCAGGTCAAAAACCAGCTCCTCTTGCAAGAAAAGGAAAATGAGTTGTCTTTAGCTTCTGTTAAGCAGAATTACGAAGCCCAGCTCAAGGCAGCCAGTGAACAAGTCGAATTTTACAAGAATTTCAAAGCCCAACAATCTACAAAAGCTATCGGGGAAAGTTTGGAACAGTATGCAGAGAGTGAGTTTAACAAGGTCCGCAGTTTTGCTTTTCCAAATGCTTACTTTGAAAAGGATAACAAGGTTTCTGCGCGTGGTTCTAAGGGTGACTTTATCTTCCGTGAATGTGATGAAAATGGTCTAGAGTTCATTTCCATCATGTTTGAGATGAAAAATGAAGCGGACGGAACAGAGAAGAAGCACAAGAATGCCGATTTTTACAAGGAATTAGACAAGGACCGTCGGGAAAAGAACTGTGAGTATGCCGTGTTGGTGACTATGTTAGAAGCAGATAACGACTACTTTAACACAGGGATTGTTGACGTCAGCCACGAGTATGAAAAGATGTATGTGGTCCGTCCTCAGTTCTTTATTCAGCTGATTGGTCTCTTGCGAAATGCTGCGCTTAATTCCCTTAAATACAAGCAGGAGTTGGCCTTGGTGCGGGAGCAGAATATTGATATCACGCATTTTGAGGAAGACTTGGATGCCTTCAAAGTAGCTTTTGCCAAAAACTACAACTCTGCTTCGACCAACTTTGGTAAAGCAATTGATGAAATCGACAAGGCCATCAAACGCATGGAAGAGGTCAAAAAGTTCCTAACCACATCTGAGAATCAACTTCGTCTAGCGAACAACAAATTGGAAGATGTTTCAGTCAAAAAATTGACTCGAAAAAATCCAACCATGAAAGCTAAGTTTGAAGCGCTGAAGGGGGAGTAG
- the truB gene encoding tRNA pseudouridine(55) synthase TruB: protein MNGIINLKKEAGMTSHDAVFKLRKILGTKKIGHGGTLDPNVVGVLPIAVGKATRMVEFMQDEGKVYEGEITLGYSTTTEDASGEVVAETPVLSPLDETIVDEAIASLTGPITQIPPMYSAVKVNGRKLYEYARAGQEVERPERQVTIYQFERTSPISYEDYLARFTFRVKCSKGTYIRTLSVDLGEKLGYEAHMSHLTRTSAAGLQLEDALTLDEIAEKVGAGQLDFLYPLEIGTGDLVKVILTPEEATEVRFGRFIELDQTDKELAAFEGDKLLAILEKRDNFYKPRKVFG from the coding sequence ATGAACGGTATTATCAACTTAAAAAAAGAAGCGGGGATGACCTCGCATGATGCGGTTTTTAAACTGCGTAAGATTTTGGGAACTAAGAAGATTGGTCATGGTGGGACCTTGGATCCGAATGTGGTGGGTGTTTTGCCCATTGCGGTTGGCAAGGCGACCCGCATGGTCGAGTTTATGCAGGATGAGGGCAAGGTCTATGAGGGGGAAATCACTCTTGGTTATTCCACAACGACCGAGGATGCTAGTGGGGAAGTGGTCGCAGAGACACCCGTTTTGTCTCCCTTGGATGAAACCATTGTCGATGAAGCCATTGCGAGTCTGACTGGGCCTATTACTCAGATTCCACCTATGTATTCGGCTGTCAAGGTCAATGGTCGTAAGCTCTATGAGTATGCGCGTGCAGGTCAGGAAGTGGAGCGTCCAGAACGTCAGGTGACTATTTATCAATTTGAACGGACAAGTCCGATTTCTTATGAGGATTACCTCGCACGTTTCACTTTTCGTGTGAAATGTAGTAAGGGGACTTATATCCGTACCTTGTCTGTTGACTTGGGAGAGAAGCTGGGTTATGAGGCCCATATGTCCCATTTGACTCGGACGAGTGCAGCAGGTTTACAACTGGAGGATGCTCTTACCTTGGACGAAATTGCTGAAAAAGTGGGGGCTGGTCAGCTGGACTTTCTTTATCCGTTAGAGATTGGAACAGGGGACCTTGTTAAAGTTATCCTAACTCCAGAAGAGGCTACAGAAGTGCGCTTTGGTCGTTTTATTGAGTTAGACCAAACGGACAAAGAATTGGCTGCCTTTGAAGGAGATAAATTGCTAGCTATTCTAGAAAAAAGGGACAATTTCTACAAACCAAGGAAGGTTTTTGGCTAG
- the udk gene encoding uridine kinase gives MQNRPIIIGVTGGSGGGKTSVSRAILSHFPDEKISMIEHDSYYKDQSHLTFEERVKTNYDHPFAFDTDLMIEQIKELLAGRPVDIPTYDYTAHTRSSKTYRQEPQDVFIVEGILVLEDKRLRDLMDIKIFVDTDDDVRIIRRIKRDMEERGRSLDSVIDQYLGVVKPMYHQFIEPTKRYADIVIPEGVSNSVAIDLLTTKIAKILEEARNSK, from the coding sequence ATGCAAAATAGACCAATCATTATCGGAGTGACAGGTGGTTCTGGTGGAGGAAAAACCAGTGTTTCAAGAGCCATTTTATCGCACTTCCCTGATGAAAAGATTTCCATGATTGAGCACGACTCATACTACAAGGATCAGTCTCACTTGACTTTTGAAGAGCGTGTCAAAACCAACTATGACCATCCATTTGCCTTTGATACAGACTTGATGATCGAGCAGATTAAGGAATTGTTGGCAGGGCGCCCGGTGGATATTCCAACTTATGACTATACAGCGCATACACGGAGTAGCAAGACCTATCGTCAGGAGCCTCAGGATGTCTTTATCGTTGAGGGGATTCTGGTCTTGGAGGACAAACGTCTGCGCGATTTGATGGACATCAAGATTTTTGTGGATACAGATGATGATGTGCGCATTATTCGTCGTATCAAGCGTGATATGGAAGAGCGCGGCCGTAGTCTAGATAGCGTTATTGATCAGTATTTGGGTGTGGTCAAACCCATGTATCATCAGTTTATTGAGCCGACCAAGCGGTATGCCGATATCGTCATTCCTGAAGGAGTCAGCAATTCCGTTGCTATCGACCTTTTGACCACCAAGATTGCAAAGATTTTGGAAGAAGCTCGTAACAGCAAATAA